AAAATCACTCTTTTCATTCTCTCTACTTGAATAAACTATATAGTTTTGATATGTACTTACAGAGTTGTTGTTTTTACCGTGATATACCATCTGTTCAACAGCACCTCCTGCTATATTTTGTGAAAAAATATTAGGATAACCTAATCTGTCTGATACAAAAACTACTCTAGTATCATTATCCACAAAATTTCCATTTACATCTATGCCGATATAGTTTGTAACCTGAGAAAGTCTTTTAGAATTTAAATCATATAGATATATATCTGGCTGATCTTGAGGCGCCATAGTAAGAAGCATCTTATCGCCACTTTGGCTAACGTCAGAAGCCACAAGCATACCGCCTTTAGTATCTAAAATTTTAGTTTTTTGACCTGTTGCTATATCAAATTTATATAAAATTATTTTAGAGCCGCTGTAGTCTGAATAATAAAATGCTTTCTGATCGGCTCCCGCCCATTTAGGGAATATATTAAGTCCTCCCCTAACAAGCACCTTTTGATAGGTTAAAGTATAGTCAGCTACTACGATTTCACTCTGTTTAGATCCTGTAGATTTGGAAAAAACTATAAATTTTTCCATCCAATTTACAGGAGGCATATTAAGCTCATTTACAAGCTCGACTATTGCTTTATGTGCTAAAAATGGAAATTTAGCACCGTCATTCATAGTGTAAATTCTCTCATATTGAGTGGTCGCGGTTTTAGCATTTATTAGTTTAACTCTTAAGACAAGAGATGTGTTTGGCAGCCCCTCAAGAGCATACCTAAAAATCAACTGAGCGTTTTTGTGACTCATAACATTCGTATCAGAATCTCCCTCATAGCTACTAGTTATATACTCATCTACTACTTCAAAATCAGAGCTTACCTTTAAATCGCCTAACATAATCTTATGGAATCTGTTTTTAAATGCCTGATCAGAAACCATAGTCGTAGCATCTTGAAGCACTATTTTAGGCAAAACCATACCTTTATTTATAATAGATATTGTAGCATCTGCGGCAAATAAGCCTAAAGCAAAACTCAGTATTAAAATAATTTTTTTCATTTTTCCTCCATTATTCTATTTTATCTACTAAAGTGGTTTTAAGAGTCACTGTCCTTCCTAGCTCGGAAGGTGGAAATTTTTCAAAGGTCATACTTTGTAAAAATTCCCTGACCTTGTCATTAAATTCACTATTATATGATAATTTTTTAATGTTATAACTAAAATTTCCACTTAAATCTATACTAATTTCAACCTCAGCATTATCGTTTGAATCAGCTTTATAAGCATTCCATTTTGTAGCTAAAATTCTTTTAATCTGCCCTATATAAGGATGGTCTTCTCCAGTCATTTGCAACTCAGGAGTTTTAGCGACTTTATCAAGCTTTAATGCATTTATAACATCGCTTGCCTTTTTTTGAGAGCTTTGAGATTGATTTTTTTCAGGCTTTTTTCTGCTCTGCTCTTTTAAAGGCTCAGTCTTTTTTACAACCTTATCCTCTTTAAGCTTAGATATGTTTATATCTTTAAAAAGATCCTTTAGGCTCGGCTCTTCTGTTTTTTGGACAATTTCAGGCTCTGGTTTTACTTCTGGCTCCAAAGGTTTGTTTGTAGTATCTGGCTTTGGCTCCTCTTTAACTTCTTCAATCTTTTTTTCAGGCTCTTCTACTTTTACTACTTCTTCTTTTTTTTCAGGGGCCTTTGGTACTATATCTTGCTCACGCTCAACTATCATAATATCCATAAAGGCATCTTTTGTATCAGTATATTTTTTAGGTTCTTCACTTCTAAAATATGTAAGTTTTATAAAAATACCGCTCACAATAGAAATATACAGAATAAAAGAGAGTATAAAGTAGCTAAAAGTATTAAATTTTTGCTCTAAAATTTTATCCATTCGTTTGGAGTGCTACCTTTGAGAATCCGGCATTTTTGATACTTTTTAATACAAACATAACATCGTCATATAGTAAATTTTTATCAGCCTTTATATAAACAGCTGAATTTTTATTATATTTCGCACTTAAAAGAGCTATATTATCAGGCAACTCTTGAAGACTCATAGTGCTTTGATCTATTCTAACTTTTCTTTGAGCATCCACTATAACAGTCAAATCCTTTTGCTCAGCCGAGAGTGTTTTCGTCTTAGATCCGTCAGGCAATACTATCTGCTCTTCATACACAAGAGTCGGGGTAGTCACCATAAGTATAGCGAGCAAAACAAGCATAATATCAACCAAAGGAGTTATATTAAGCTCTGGGGTCTCTTCAAGATTTATCATAAATTTAGCTCTCTTCTTTATTTGCGATTAGCATATCAGCTTCTCTTCTAATAATACTCATAAGCTCATACGCCTTTCTTTTAAGAAGCAAACTAAAGGTATATGCAGGAATTGCGACAAAAATACCTGCTCCTGTAGCCACAAGAGCTTCGGATATAGCGGGCGCTATTACTCCAAGGGACGAATTTCCTCCTTGGCCAAGTTTTGAAAATGTCTCAAGTATTGCCACAACTGTGCCAAAAAGTCCAATAAAAGGCGATGTAGATGCAATAATCCCAAGCCAAGTAACACCGCTTGTGGCATTTTTTTCTGCCATACTTATACAAATACCAAGTTTTTCTTTACAAATTTTACCGGAGGCACATCTTTTTAAACAAGAATCGTTTGCAATTACTTTAGAACCCATAAACAGTGATTCTAAAGCATTTTGCTCTCTTTTTTTCCATAAGGCAAGTTCTACCATACGAGAAAAAAGTATGGTAGAACTTATAATAAAATATAGAGATAGCCAAGCAAGAACAAAAATAGTTATAAAGCTACTTCTTGAATAATAATTTAAAAATATATCAAGACCTGCCACTATTTAGCTCTCACCATACTATCAAGTTTTGCAACTGTTGCCGCAAATGCATTTGTCTCACTACTCATGCTTTGAATAAGATCTTTTGCCTTTTCAAGGGAGTGAGCTAACTCACTCTCAGAGCTTCCTGATACATACACTGCGCCATCGGCAAGGACAACCGCCTTGCCTTCATCAATTTTCACATATCCCCAATTTATAGCTACAATATCGTGATTTTTATCTTCGTTTTCTATATCTATAAGACCGGCTTTTAGCAAAGATATCAAAGATGCGTGCCCTGGTAAAACACCAAATTCTCCTTCACTTCCAGGCAAAACCACACTTTTAACATCATTTGAAAATACAAGTCCTTCAGGCGTCACAATCTCTAAATGTAATTTATTCATTACGCTTCCTTATTAAATTTTAGCCTTTAAGTTTTTCAGCTTTTTGCATTACCTCGTCTATATTTCCAACCATATAAAACGCCGCTTCAGGAAGATCGTCATATTTTCCATCTAAGATTCCCTTAAAGCCAGCAATGCTCTCTTCTAGGCTTACATATTTTCCAGGACTTCCTGTAAAGACTTCAGCTACGAAGAATGGCTGAGACAAGAATCTCTCTATCTTTCTTGCTCTATCAACTGTAACCTTATCCTCTTCGCTAAGCTCATCCATACCAAGAATCGCAATAATATCTTGCAAATCTTTATATTTTTGCAAAACAGCCTGAACACCGCGTGCAACTTTATAGTGTTCTCCACCTAAAATTTGCGGATCAAGCATACGTGATGTTGAATCAAGCGGGTCAACCGCAGGATAAATTCCCTTCTCTGCAATAGCACGGTTAAGAACCGTTGTAGCATCAAGGTGGGCAAAAACTGTCGCAGGAGCAGGGTCTGTAAGGTCGTCTGCCGGAACATAAACAGCCTGAACGGATGTAATTGAGCCCTTTTTAGTTGATGTAATTCTCTCTTGGAATTTACCCATTTCACTTGCAAGTGTAGGCTGATAACCAACCGCTGAAGGAATACGTCCAAGAAGCGCTGACATCTCTGAACCTGATTGAGAGAATCTAAAGATGTTATCA
This Campylobacter sp. RM16192 DNA region includes the following protein-coding sequences:
- a CDS encoding MotA/TolQ/ExbB proton channel family protein, which produces MAGLDIFLNYYSRSSFITIFVLAWLSLYFIISSTILFSRMVELALWKKREQNALESLFMGSKVIANDSCLKRCASGKICKEKLGICISMAEKNATSGVTWLGIIASTSPFIGLFGTVVAILETFSKLGQGGNSSLGVIAPAISEALVATGAGIFVAIPAYTFSLLLKRKAYELMSIIRREADMLIANKEES
- a CDS encoding TonB C-terminal domain-containing protein, encoding MSGIFIKLTYFRSEEPKKYTDTKDAFMDIMIVEREQDIVPKAPEKKEEVVKVEEPEKKIEEVKEEPKPDTTNKPLEPEVKPEPEIVQKTEEPSLKDLFKDINISKLKEDKVVKKTEPLKEQSRKKPEKNQSQSSQKKASDVINALKLDKVAKTPELQMTGEDHPYIGQIKRILATKWNAYKADSNDNAEVEISIDLSGNFSYNIKKLSYNSEFNDKVREFLQSMTFEKFPPSELGRTVTLKTTLVDKIE
- a CDS encoding biopolymer transporter ExbD translates to MINLEETPELNITPLVDIMLVLLAILMVTTPTLVYEEQIVLPDGSKTKTLSAEQKDLTVIVDAQRKVRIDQSTMSLQELPDNIALLSAKYNKNSAVYIKADKNLLYDDVMFVLKSIKNAGFSKVALQTNG
- the tolB gene encoding Tol-Pal system protein TolB gives rise to the protein MKKIILILSFALGLFAADATISIINKGMVLPKIVLQDATTMVSDQAFKNRFHKIMLGDLKVSSDFEVVDEYITSSYEGDSDTNVMSHKNAQLIFRYALEGLPNTSLVLRVKLINAKTATTQYERIYTMNDGAKFPFLAHKAIVELVNELNMPPVNWMEKFIVFSKSTGSKQSEIVVADYTLTYQKVLVRGGLNIFPKWAGADQKAFYYSDYSGSKIILYKFDIATGQKTKILDTKGGMLVASDVSQSGDKMLLTMAPQDQPDIYLYDLNSKRLSQVTNYIGIDVNGNFVDNDTRVVFVSDRLGYPNIFSQNIAGGAVEQMVYHGKNNNSVSTYQNYIVYSSRENEKSDFGTRDFNIYMISTKTDYIRQLTASGKNLYPRFSSDGQSVVFIKELGGQSSLGIIRINENRSFQFPLKIGRIQSIDW
- the atpC gene encoding ATP synthase F1 subunit epsilon; this translates as MNKLHLEIVTPEGLVFSNDVKSVVLPGSEGEFGVLPGHASLISLLKAGLIDIENEDKNHDIVAINWGYVKIDEGKAVVLADGAVYVSGSSESELAHSLEKAKDLIQSMSSETNAFAATVAKLDSMVRAK